One genomic window of Amphiura filiformis chromosome 3, Afil_fr2py, whole genome shotgun sequence includes the following:
- the LOC140147615 gene encoding uncharacterized protein, with translation MDSGSTPGVLGQAQQSESSPAGNMQTGIFLQQFANSVNRALHKQHCTCNGRLYTADELLSKSNSAIYGPSKSKSNPQVSNKARKLHLPPINGLNLSEDDAVAKTAAPLKNYLDREVNVAHPVRNERLVTRSAPAPDEELRLPSIMDIRDTKGNNWKILQEQSGSRHRGQKKPLQLIRRILNKNAFYNPHIYIPTDVNGNVDIVEEEDIDDQDKDAIESVLEANTPSNSIYNPREGVQSRANDITEASGNHSDSDIDSLEPLDLSFPDLAPSVCNLAEQIKGVRKSCFVNSPDDVYHDELERKALLSKYSSEVRRRKISYIEYLRKISQMTICPCIQLALYRTRDKRMSDVRIEIMSAKRVLTAASRLTLKSRSLPAPDFASNVDTLSLYARGDQDFTNELETLYTRTGAGIATLQISGDEQLPKNFLDREREELRLMYPMYDWRIQYNQQLHRHMSSLDPTLRNSSDTKTSESKLSPAKGSDNRESNLKPALKQKNRTTKQQSTLETMTGHSVTFSSSNVTQQSNESIMKPRVPNQPPTTPVEAPSLTIASASAPELLTINENEENERNDNDEMVDDNNNEIGEDKIDQNDPDNFEKSVELHKSEIPDDEVNEQNDPHLSQSENIVQPSSKTVVDLKYNEQNSSVHYVSPASSMSNSAVTFPTEVPVVSTVVKEVRPSVQLLQIDANAISRSGTMRSELSRGVDKGGPSGHHKVPLTQTESPANHLRPAAGVARLATHKVVFVSPAVTQA, from the coding sequence ATGGACAGTGGTTCGACTCCCGGTGTACTCGGCCAGGCACAACAGTCGGAAAGCTCTCCTGCCGGTAACATGCAAACAGGAATATTTCTTCAGCAATTCGCCAATAGCGTCAATCGTGCACTTCATAAGCAACACTGCACTTGTAATGGAAGACTATACACCGCAGACGAACTCCTGTCCAAAAGCAACTCTGCTATATATGGCCCCAGCAAATCAAAATCAAACCCACAAGTTAGCAATAAAGCACGCAAACTTCATCTCCCACCCATCAATGGACTCAATCTATCCGAAGATGACGCCGTCGCCAAAACTGCCGCACCTTTGAAAAACTATCTTGATAGAGAAGTTAACGTTGCTCATCCTGTCAGAAATGAGAGATTGGTGACAAGATCTGCTCCTGCGCCTGATGAGGAACTACGACTTCCAAGTATCATGGACATTCGTGATACAAAAGGAAACAATTGGAAAATATTACAGGAACAATCAGGAAGTCGTCATCGCGGTCAGAAGAAACCTCTGCAGTTGATACGACGAATTTTGAACAAGAATGCTTTTTATAATCCGCACATCTACATACCAACTGACGTCAATGGCAACGTGGACATAGTAGAAGAAGAGGATATTGATGATCAGGACAAAGATGCCATTGAATCCGTTTTGGAAGCAAACACACCAAGTAATTCGATATATAACCCGCGAGAAGGTGTTCAAAGTCGTGCTAATGACATCACAGAAGCTTCTGGTAACCATTCTGATTCAGACATTGATTCATTAGAACCGTTAGATCTATCCTTCCCTGATCTTGCACCATCAGTATGTAATCTTGCAGAACAAATAAAAGGTGTCCGAAAATCATGTTTCGTCAACTCTCCAGATGATGTATATCACGACGAGTTAGAAAGGAAGGCGTTGTTATCGAAGTACAGCTCTGAAGTTAGACGTCGTAAAATTTCCTATATAGAGTACCTTCGCAAAATATCTCAAATGACAATATGTCCTTGTATCCAACTGGCTTTGTATCGAACACGAGATAAACGAATGAGCGATGTTCGAATTGAGATAATGTCCGCAAAACGCGTTCTCACGGCGGCATCAAGATTAACTTTAAAATCTCGCTCCCTTCCTGCGCCAGATTTTGCCAGCAATGTTGACACTCTTAGTTTGTACGCCAGAGGTGATCAAGATTTCACGAATGAATTGGAAACACTTTATACGCGAACTGGTGCTGGAATTGCAACTCTTCAAATTAGCGGAGATGAGCAGTTACCTAAAAATTTCTTGGATCGCGAGAGAGAAGAATTAAGACTTATGTATCCAATGTATGATTGGAGAATTCAGTATAATCAACAACTTCATCGTCATATGTCTTCTCTTGATCCAACGTTACGGAATTCATCAGATACTAAGACATCAGAGTCAAAGTTATCGCCAGCGAAGGGTAGTGACAATCGTGAAAGCAACCTCAAACCTGCACTTAAACAGAAGAATCGCACAACTAAACAGCAAAGCACACTTGAGACTATGACAGGTCATTCAGTGACCTTCTCCAGTTCAAATGTAACACAGCAATCCAACGAATCAATCATGAAGCCTCGTGTACCTAATCAACCACCAACAACTCCAGTAGAAGCCCCCTCTCTAACGATAGCAAGTGCGTCGGCACCCGAACTTTTAACAATTAATGAAAATGAGGAGAATGAACGTAATGACAACGATGAGATGGTTGATgacaataacaatgaaattggTGAAGACAAGATAGATCAAAATGATCCAGATAATTTTGAAAAATCTGTTGAGCTTCACAAAAGCGAAATTCCTGATGACGAGGTAAACGAACAAAATGATCCACATTTATCGCAGTCTGAAAATATTGTGCAACCATCTTCAAAAACTGTAGTGGATTTGAAGTACAATGAACAAAACAGTAGCGTCCACTACGTATCTCCAGCGTCTAGTATGTCAAACAGTGCAGTTACATTTCCAACAGAGGTACCAGTCGTAAGCACTGTTGTGAAAGAAGTTCGGCCGTCTGTACAATTATTGCAGATTGACGCAAATGCCATATCAAGAAGTGGAACAATGCGTAGTGAACTATCGCGAGGTGTTGACAAAGGTGGTCCAAGTGGGCATCATAAGGTACCTTTGACACAAACTGAGTCTCCTGCCAACCATCTTCGTCCTGCTGCAGGAGTTGCACGTTTGGCAACGCACAAAGTTGTCTTTGTCAGTCCTGCAGTAACTCAAGCTTAG